From Microbacterium invictum, the proteins below share one genomic window:
- a CDS encoding DUF4129 domain-containing protein, with product MRGRTQTIAAILVGGVVIVAIAFGSTMSLPALVTSLPTSAPAPVPTGAPTPELPEGSPMPEATFEGSGDSVSGLPIVQTLATLAAIAVALLVAALIVRVARRLAAQESHDPIDDVVEEPLIDVQDVQEVLRAAREQIGVDDDPNRVVVRCWEALEAIAADAGVVRNESDTATEYVVDMLGRLDLPADPARRLSRLYAAALFSRERLPGAAVAEARECLDRLDSAVHRRVGRS from the coding sequence ATGCGCGGGCGCACGCAGACGATCGCCGCCATCCTCGTGGGCGGGGTCGTCATCGTCGCCATCGCCTTCGGCAGCACGATGAGTCTGCCCGCGCTCGTGACGTCACTGCCGACGAGCGCACCCGCCCCGGTGCCCACGGGGGCTCCGACCCCGGAGCTGCCCGAGGGCAGCCCGATGCCCGAGGCCACGTTCGAGGGCAGCGGCGACAGCGTCTCGGGGCTGCCCATCGTGCAGACCCTCGCGACCCTGGCGGCCATCGCGGTGGCACTGTTGGTGGCGGCCCTCATCGTCCGGGTCGCGCGGCGCCTGGCGGCCCAGGAATCGCACGACCCGATCGACGATGTCGTGGAAGAGCCGCTCATCGACGTGCAGGACGTCCAGGAGGTCTTGCGCGCCGCGCGTGAGCAGATCGGCGTGGACGACGATCCCAATCGCGTCGTCGTGCGCTGCTGGGAGGCTCTGGAGGCGATTGCGGCGGACGCGGGAGTCGTCCGCAACGAGTCCGACACCGCCACGGAGTACGTCGTGGACATGCTGGGCCGGCTCGACCTGCCGGCAGACCCCGCCCGGCGGCTCTCGCGCCTGTATGCCGCAGCGCTGTTCTCACGTGAGCGGCTGCCGGGCGCCGCCGTCGCCGAAGCGCGCGAGTGCCTCGATCGGCTCGATTCCGCCGTGCACCGACGGGTGGGCCGGTCGTGA
- a CDS encoding AAA family ATPase, producing the protein MSIAEAGAACRSVLDEVERAVIGKRQQLSLILAAIVAGGHVLIEDFPGLGKTLAARSFAQALGLEFRRAQFTPDQLPADLTGSYVYDQSRGEFAFRPGPLFAGFLLADEINRTPPKTQAALLEAMQEHQVTVEGRTHPLPQPFHVVATANPIETEGTYPLPEAQLDRFLLRLAFGYPDQKQEWEVLARRIERRSDDIAVAAVLDAEGVRAVQQAAESVYVHPAVGRYAVAITAATRDETSLLVGASPRGSLALLTCARAMALIDGRAFVTPDDVKSLAVPALAHRITVKPELWLSNISGDQVIAGVVSRIPVPVEYLPDAAGV; encoded by the coding sequence ATGTCCATCGCCGAGGCGGGCGCCGCCTGCCGATCCGTGCTCGACGAGGTCGAACGCGCCGTCATCGGCAAACGCCAGCAGCTCAGCCTGATCCTCGCCGCGATCGTCGCCGGCGGTCATGTGCTGATCGAGGACTTCCCCGGACTGGGCAAGACGCTGGCCGCACGCAGCTTCGCGCAGGCGCTCGGACTCGAGTTCCGCCGTGCCCAGTTCACGCCCGACCAGCTGCCGGCCGACCTCACCGGCAGCTACGTCTACGACCAGTCGCGGGGCGAGTTCGCCTTCCGGCCCGGCCCCCTGTTCGCCGGATTCCTGCTCGCGGACGAAATCAACCGCACCCCGCCGAAGACCCAGGCGGCCCTGCTCGAGGCGATGCAGGAGCATCAGGTCACCGTCGAGGGGCGCACCCACCCGCTGCCGCAGCCGTTTCACGTCGTCGCCACCGCGAACCCGATCGAGACGGAAGGCACCTACCCCCTGCCCGAGGCGCAGCTGGACCGCTTCCTGCTGCGGCTCGCGTTCGGCTACCCCGATCAGAAGCAGGAATGGGAGGTGCTCGCCCGGCGCATCGAGCGGCGCTCGGACGACATCGCGGTGGCGGCCGTGCTCGACGCCGAGGGCGTGCGCGCGGTGCAGCAGGCGGCCGAGTCGGTCTACGTCCATCCGGCTGTGGGGCGCTATGCGGTCGCGATCACCGCAGCGACGCGCGACGAGACGTCGCTGCTGGTCGGCGCCTCGCCGCGCGGCTCGCTCGCGCTTCTCACGTGTGCCCGGGCGATGGCGCTGATCGACGGGCGTGCCTTCGTCACCCCCGACGATGTCAAGTCGCTCGCCGTCCCTGCGCTGGCCCATCGCATCACGGTGAAGCCCGAGCTGTGGCTGAGCAACATCTCCGGCGATCAGGTGATCGCGGGTGTCGTCAGCCGTATTCCGGTGCCCGTCGAGTACCTTCCGGATGCCGCGGGAGTGTGA
- a CDS encoding DUF3145 domain-containing protein gives MATPQARGVIYIHSAPRALCPHLEWAVGRALGRAVNFDWADQPVLSGSRRAEFYWEGPAGTGAALATAIRGWEHLRFEVSEDPSGRSDGGRWMHTPGLGIHFAQTDMAGNVVIGEDRIRYAMEIAAGDIIELQRELDIALGAAWDEELEPFRHASDDAPVVWLHKVG, from the coding sequence ATGGCGACACCACAGGCGCGTGGAGTGATCTACATTCACTCCGCGCCACGCGCGTTGTGCCCCCACCTCGAGTGGGCGGTCGGCCGTGCCCTGGGACGCGCGGTCAATTTCGACTGGGCCGACCAGCCCGTCCTCTCGGGCAGCCGCCGTGCCGAGTTCTACTGGGAGGGTCCCGCAGGCACCGGCGCTGCCCTGGCGACCGCGATCCGCGGATGGGAGCACCTCCGATTCGAGGTCAGTGAAGATCCGTCCGGGCGCAGCGACGGTGGGCGCTGGATGCACACGCCCGGCCTCGGCATCCACTTCGCCCAGACGGACATGGCCGGCAACGTCGTGATCGGCGAGGACCGTATCCGCTATGCGATGGAGATCGCCGCCGGCGACATCATCGAGCTGCAGCGTGAACTCGATATCGCGCTGGGTGCAGCGTGGGACGAGGAACTCGAGCCGTTCCGGCACGCGAGCGACGATGCCCCTGTCGTATGGCTCCACAAAGTCGGCTGA
- a CDS encoding DMT family transporter has product MDAVALALDDITDQVVGVFKDPAILIGIPLALLGAVFMSFGAQYQHRGVQKVERLSKAAGGHGLTGGQLVSLLKRPSWVIGTIMLGLAIVCQLAALSFAPLILVQPVGAISLVITTLLNARISGHQPTKRSITAIALCVGGIFIFVTIAALYATESAVSDAQLITVLIILAVVTIVLTVVWLWLRHRMSALFYIVAAGIMYGFVATLAKVVISRIQHGDFEWLTFVCLLGLVAGTGVGAYFVQTAYASGPPDLVIAGLTVIDPIVAITIGLVVLQEAEGAPWGAYVGFGIAGALAIVGVFQLARHHPQVLSDSQELPIPRGSAGGGTAGDAAPRTGAIRLTEAVSKVWPDPPVDDDKRLGPHRR; this is encoded by the coding sequence GTGGATGCCGTTGCTCTGGCCCTGGACGACATCACCGATCAGGTGGTGGGAGTCTTCAAAGACCCCGCGATCCTCATCGGCATTCCGCTCGCGCTGCTCGGCGCCGTGTTCATGTCGTTCGGCGCGCAGTACCAGCACCGCGGCGTGCAGAAGGTCGAGCGCCTGAGCAAGGCGGCCGGCGGGCACGGCCTCACCGGCGGTCAGCTGGTCAGCCTGCTGAAACGCCCATCGTGGGTCATCGGCACGATCATGCTCGGGCTGGCCATCGTGTGCCAGCTTGCCGCGCTCTCGTTCGCCCCGCTGATCCTCGTGCAGCCGGTCGGGGCGATCTCGCTGGTCATCACGACGCTGCTCAACGCCCGGATCAGCGGTCATCAGCCGACGAAGCGGTCGATCACCGCCATCGCGCTGTGCGTGGGCGGAATCTTCATCTTCGTCACGATCGCTGCGCTGTACGCGACCGAGAGCGCGGTCTCCGATGCGCAGCTGATCACGGTGCTCATCATCCTCGCGGTGGTCACGATCGTGCTCACAGTGGTGTGGCTGTGGCTGCGCCATCGTATGAGCGCGCTGTTCTACATCGTGGCCGCCGGCATCATGTACGGGTTCGTGGCGACCCTGGCGAAAGTGGTCATCAGCCGCATCCAGCACGGCGACTTCGAGTGGCTGACCTTCGTCTGCCTGCTCGGGCTGGTGGCCGGCACCGGCGTGGGCGCCTACTTCGTGCAGACCGCCTATGCCTCGGGTCCACCCGACCTCGTGATCGCCGGGCTCACCGTCATAGACCCGATCGTCGCGATCACAATCGGCCTCGTCGTGCTGCAGGAGGCCGAGGGCGCACCGTGGGGGGCCTATGTAGGCTTCGGCATCGCCGGCGCCCTCGCGATCGTCGGGGTGTTCCAGCTGGCACGACATCACCCGCAGGTCCTCAGCGACAGCCAGGAGCTGCCGATTCCACGAGGCAGCGCCGGGGGAGGAACGGCCGGCGACGCCGCGCCGCGCACGGGTGCGATCCGCCTCACCGAGGCGGTGTCGAAGGTGTGGCCCGACCCTCCGGTCGACGATGACAAGCGCCTCGGTCCGCATCGTCGTTGA
- a CDS encoding beta-ketoacyl-[acyl-carrier-protein] synthase family protein produces MTKPRIVVTGIGASSPIGGTAPESWSALLDGASGARSLEYDWVEQYNLPVTFAAEALVRPDTVLERPVAKRLDPSSQFALVAAKEAWADAGEPDVDPERLGVDFATGIGGLWTLLDAWDTLREKGPRRVLPMTVPMLMPNAAAGNLSLHFGARAFARTVASACASSTESIVNAVEHLQAGLADVVIAGGTESVIHPVTIASFSSMQALSRRNDDPATASRPGSIDRDGFVMGEGAAVLILETEEHARARGAKIYGAVLGGGVTADSYHITANDPEGTGAARAVELALQQADASPADVTHINAHATSTPVGDPNEYVALKAVFGDRVDEIPVSATKASTGHLLGGTGALEAVFTILALRDRVAPPTINLTEQDPAVPFRLSGEPTPLGDGDQLAISNSFGFGGHNAVAVFASV; encoded by the coding sequence ATGACCAAGCCCCGTATCGTCGTCACCGGCATCGGTGCGTCCTCCCCCATCGGCGGGACCGCGCCCGAAAGCTGGTCGGCGCTGCTGGACGGCGCGTCCGGCGCCCGTTCGCTCGAGTACGACTGGGTCGAGCAGTACAACCTGCCCGTCACCTTCGCCGCCGAGGCACTCGTGCGCCCCGACACCGTGCTCGAGCGGCCCGTCGCCAAGCGCCTCGACCCGTCATCCCAGTTCGCACTGGTCGCGGCGAAGGAGGCGTGGGCGGATGCCGGTGAGCCGGACGTGGACCCCGAGCGACTCGGCGTGGACTTCGCGACCGGCATCGGGGGCCTGTGGACACTGCTCGACGCATGGGACACCCTGCGTGAGAAGGGCCCGCGGCGTGTGCTGCCGATGACCGTGCCGATGCTGATGCCCAACGCTGCGGCCGGCAACCTGTCGCTCCACTTCGGCGCCCGCGCGTTCGCGCGCACGGTCGCCAGTGCGTGTGCGTCGAGCACCGAATCGATCGTGAACGCGGTCGAGCACCTGCAGGCGGGCCTCGCCGACGTCGTGATCGCCGGCGGCACCGAGTCGGTCATCCATCCGGTCACGATCGCGTCGTTCTCGTCGATGCAGGCGCTCTCGCGGCGCAACGACGACCCGGCGACGGCGTCGCGCCCCGGCAGCATCGACCGTGACGGCTTCGTCATGGGCGAGGGCGCCGCGGTGCTGATCCTTGAGACCGAGGAGCACGCCAGGGCCCGCGGCGCGAAGATCTACGGTGCGGTGCTGGGCGGCGGGGTCACCGCCGACTCGTACCACATCACCGCCAATGACCCCGAGGGCACCGGCGCAGCCCGCGCCGTCGAGCTGGCGCTGCAGCAGGCCGATGCGTCGCCCGCCGACGTCACGCACATCAACGCGCATGCCACCTCGACTCCGGTCGGCGACCCCAACGAGTACGTCGCGCTGAAGGCCGTGTTCGGCGACCGGGTGGATGAGATCCCGGTATCGGCGACCAAGGCCTCCACCGGCCACCTGCTCGGCGGCACGGGCGCGCTCGAAGCGGTCTTCACGATCCTCGCGCTGCGCGACCGGGTCGCTCCCCCCACGATCAACCTCACCGAGCAGGATCCCGCCGTGCCGTTCCGCCTGTCGGGCGAGCCGACACCGCTCGGCGACGGCGACCAGCTCGCGATCAGCAACTCGTTCGGGTTCGGTGGGCACAACGCGGTCGCGGTGTTCGCGTCAGTCTGA
- a CDS encoding ATP-binding cassette domain-containing protein, whose product MPDAPDVVVRCVDLSISHGGRTPRVVDGVTFTLYRGGALALMGPTGAGKSSLIALLAGADQDVRVAGGTAEVAGIPVQGRGRVGRARRYVTGYLAQRAGADLPARMTVSDVIGDPISSRDRRVNQRALAVRVAGLLDELQLPLGAAHKYPYELSAGMRQRVALARALVLQPRLLVADDVYANLDPEVRTTVHDAIQRRRRDQGLALLMATNDEDAVGGFDADVLVMRDGHTVAYGHGMNDLLWTPDGREKTAP is encoded by the coding sequence ATGCCTGACGCTCCCGACGTCGTCGTCCGCTGCGTGGATCTGTCCATCTCCCATGGCGGCCGCACGCCCCGCGTCGTGGACGGCGTCACCTTCACGCTGTACCGTGGCGGAGCGCTCGCGCTGATGGGTCCGACGGGGGCCGGCAAGTCCAGCCTCATCGCACTGCTGGCAGGCGCCGATCAGGACGTGCGCGTCGCGGGCGGCACCGCCGAGGTCGCGGGGATCCCCGTGCAGGGGCGCGGACGCGTCGGCCGTGCGCGCCGCTACGTCACCGGATACCTCGCGCAGCGCGCGGGCGCCGATCTTCCGGCGCGGATGACGGTTTCCGACGTCATCGGCGATCCGATCTCCAGTCGCGACCGCCGCGTCAACCAGCGCGCTCTCGCAGTGCGGGTGGCCGGCCTGCTCGACGAGCTCCAGCTGCCGCTCGGGGCGGCCCACAAGTATCCGTACGAGCTGAGCGCCGGCATGCGACAGCGCGTCGCCCTGGCCCGGGCGCTCGTGCTGCAGCCACGCCTGCTCGTCGCCGACGACGTCTATGCGAACCTCGATCCCGAGGTGCGCACGACCGTGCACGACGCCATCCAGAGGCGACGGCGCGATCAGGGCCTGGCCCTGCTGATGGCGACCAACGACGAAGACGCGGTAGGCGGTTTCGATGCCGATGTGCTCGTGATGCGCGACGGTCACACGGTGGCGTACGGGCACGGGATGAACGACCTGCTGTGGACGCCGGACGGCCGTGAGAAGACGGCCCCCTGA
- a CDS encoding M23 family metallopeptidase: MSIGIRLPVSDARQLRYAWRATSSPNGRHSGIDYGWTQGDVDRSRRNLCAGHGRVESVTDDGGYNQGWGNRIWVQHTDRAATTYNHGKTGTARIRRGQIVEPGQLLSVQGETGKAAGIHLHFELYIDGTRVDPQPYLDGRRLPGTPVVPAAMAAATTGTTYAQRTVKNVPLNYINGRATPTTSGAVRQKLREGVTGSFDAFAHGQRITQNGVTTDLWFRGAFNHNWFWAGNFTSHSSAGMKSLGATRRSRSAHDPFDDGESVCGADLEWGHRYRIADRAGRHWRVRQRPTRLVITRL; encoded by the coding sequence ATGAGCATCGGGATCCGCCTTCCTGTGAGCGACGCCAGGCAGCTGAGGTACGCGTGGCGGGCCACGAGCAGCCCGAACGGCCGGCACTCGGGGATCGACTACGGCTGGACCCAGGGTGACGTCGACAGGTCGCGGCGCAACCTGTGCGCCGGACACGGACGGGTGGAGTCGGTCACCGACGACGGCGGGTACAACCAGGGCTGGGGCAACCGGATCTGGGTGCAGCACACCGACCGCGCGGCGACCACGTACAACCACGGCAAGACCGGCACTGCCAGGATTCGCAGAGGTCAGATCGTCGAACCCGGCCAGCTGCTGTCGGTTCAGGGGGAGACGGGCAAGGCCGCCGGCATCCATCTGCACTTCGAGCTCTACATCGACGGGACGCGGGTGGACCCGCAGCCGTATCTGGACGGCAGGAGGCTGCCGGGCACTCCGGTCGTGCCCGCGGCCATGGCCGCAGCGACCACCGGCACGACCTACGCGCAGCGCACGGTGAAGAACGTGCCGCTGAACTACATCAACGGCCGCGCCACGCCGACCACGAGTGGGGCAGTGCGCCAGAAGCTGCGCGAAGGCGTCACCGGCAGCTTCGATGCGTTCGCCCACGGCCAGAGGATCACGCAGAACGGCGTCACGACGGACCTCTGGTTCCGCGGAGCCTTCAACCACAACTGGTTCTGGGCGGGCAACTTCACGAGCCACTCCTCGGCGGGGATGAAGAGCCTCGGCGCGACACGACGGTCACGATCGGCGCACGACCCCTTCGACGACGGCGAATCGGTCTGCGGAGCCGACCTCGAGTGGGGCCACCGGTACCGGATTGCGGACCGGGCGGGTCGGCACTGGCGAGTCCGGCAGCGGCCGACACGCCTGGTAATCACACGCTTGTGA
- the dnaG gene encoding DNA primase, producing the protein MARIRQADVEEVKARTNLADIIGERVALKTAGVGSFKGLCPFHDERSPSFHVRPQVGFYHCFGCGESGDVYSFLRAMDHLSFTEAVERLAGRIGFQLHYEDGAAAPETGGRTRLYQANTAAAEWFRSQLATPEADAGRRFLGERGFDAGAAAHFGIGYAPKGWNGLRDAMRAQGFTDEELLTAGLLSQGQRGGYDRFRGRVVWPIRDITGQTIGFGARRLFEDDQGPKYLNTPETPIYKKSQVLYGLDLAKKAISRGHQVVVVEGYTDVMACHLAGVTTAIATCGTAFGADHITVLRRVMGDDSAAGEVIFTFDPDAAGQKAALRAFGDEKRFAAQTYVAVAPDGLDPCDLRLNRGDAAVRSLIQTKAPMFEFVIDQRLTGFDLATVEGRVGALRAAAPIVADIRDPALRPGYTRVLARKLGMDLGEVTPAVTHAARASRSGARDAEAAASTAPGETTRVTIASLPRTAGVAIERDALMGVLQYGHQVDGDDIDAAMALPMSHPGLDAVRGAIAAQADRTRVGWASAAVEAIREPYRSLGVELLTADFPALTEAEALASTRSLCRRLRVRAVDREKNELLGAIQRVPADSEEGRTVRVALRELDARRRILTED; encoded by the coding sequence ATGGCGCGCATCCGGCAGGCGGACGTCGAAGAGGTCAAGGCGCGCACCAACCTCGCCGACATCATCGGTGAGCGCGTCGCCCTCAAAACGGCCGGCGTGGGCTCGTTCAAGGGGCTGTGCCCCTTCCACGACGAGCGCAGCCCCAGCTTCCACGTCCGGCCCCAGGTCGGCTTCTACCACTGCTTCGGCTGCGGCGAGTCCGGCGACGTCTACTCGTTCCTCCGCGCCATGGACCACCTGTCCTTCACTGAGGCCGTCGAACGGCTTGCAGGGCGCATCGGCTTCCAGCTCCACTACGAAGACGGGGCGGCAGCCCCCGAGACCGGTGGCCGCACCCGGCTCTATCAGGCCAACACCGCCGCGGCCGAGTGGTTCCGCTCGCAGCTGGCCACCCCCGAAGCCGACGCGGGGCGCCGGTTCCTGGGCGAACGCGGCTTCGACGCGGGGGCGGCCGCGCACTTCGGCATCGGCTACGCGCCCAAGGGCTGGAACGGACTGCGCGACGCGATGCGGGCTCAGGGCTTCACCGACGAGGAGCTGCTCACTGCGGGCCTCCTCTCGCAGGGTCAGCGCGGCGGATACGACCGGTTCCGCGGGCGCGTCGTCTGGCCCATCCGCGATATCACGGGGCAGACCATCGGCTTCGGTGCGCGCCGCCTGTTCGAGGACGATCAGGGGCCGAAGTACCTCAACACCCCCGAGACGCCGATCTACAAGAAGTCGCAGGTGCTCTACGGGCTCGACCTCGCGAAGAAGGCCATCTCGCGCGGTCATCAGGTGGTCGTCGTCGAGGGCTACACCGACGTCATGGCGTGCCATCTCGCCGGTGTGACCACCGCGATCGCCACCTGCGGCACCGCGTTCGGCGCCGACCACATCACCGTCCTCCGGCGTGTCATGGGCGATGACTCGGCCGCCGGCGAGGTGATCTTCACGTTCGATCCGGATGCCGCGGGGCAGAAGGCCGCACTGCGGGCGTTCGGCGATGAGAAGCGCTTCGCCGCACAGACCTACGTCGCGGTGGCCCCGGACGGCCTCGACCCCTGCGATCTGCGCCTGAACCGGGGGGATGCCGCGGTGCGGTCGCTCATCCAGACCAAGGCACCGATGTTCGAGTTCGTCATCGACCAGCGTCTGACCGGCTTCGACCTGGCAACCGTCGAGGGGCGCGTGGGCGCCCTCCGGGCCGCGGCGCCCATCGTCGCCGACATCCGCGACCCCGCATTACGGCCCGGCTACACCCGCGTGCTCGCGCGCAAGCTGGGCATGGACCTCGGCGAGGTCACGCCTGCGGTGACCCACGCCGCACGCGCGTCGCGTTCAGGCGCGCGCGACGCCGAGGCGGCGGCATCCACCGCCCCCGGCGAGACCACACGCGTGACGATCGCCTCGCTGCCGCGCACGGCAGGGGTGGCGATCGAACGGGACGCGCTGATGGGGGTGCTGCAGTACGGCCACCAGGTCGACGGCGACGACATCGACGCTGCGATGGCCCTGCCCATGAGCCACCCCGGCCTCGATGCGGTGCGCGGGGCGATCGCCGCGCAGGCCGACCGCACCCGCGTCGGATGGGCATCGGCCGCCGTCGAAGCTATCCGCGAGCCGTACCGTTCGCTGGGCGTCGAACTGCTCACGGCGGACTTTCCCGCGCTGACCGAGGCCGAAGCTCTCGCCTCGACGCGGTCGCTGTGCCGGCGCCTGCGCGTGCGTGCCGTGGACCGCGAGAAGAACGAGCTGCTGGGCGCGATCCAGCGCGTGCCCGCCGACTCCGAAGAGGGGCGCACCGTGCGCGTCGCGCTGCGCGAGCTCGACGCCCGGCGTCGCATCCTGACCGAGGACTGA
- a CDS encoding DUF58 domain-containing protein yields MRYRPTTALARTSVLAAGTLVLALLARQPALVIIAAPFVCWTVYGVLRRPMRGEPGPEVGLTARRVRTGEAVELRVTAGPDRIVDVSLAPGQRFDLDPQWGAACDRDGAAVRIRPQRWGRLELPPAHVVVTDDAGLWQARTTQELPPVTVSPVAAVPGRGDVVPHPTGLAGLHASRRPGDGSSLADIRRFQPGDRLSRVNWRVTSRTGILHTNATTADRDTDVLVVMDTLADVTVAPDRGPAESSLDATVVAAASLVEHYLRLGDRVGVHDLGSMIGDIPPRAGIRQFAVFDTQLAHARADRPRGLYLRRVGRLRPGTFAVVCSPLLADDVFDEIGRLHHRGASVIVIDTLPASLGMLPPRRRRSLRTDHISFWDEAWALRRLEREEPIQKLRERGVPVTPWRGVEGIGMLAAELAANHARPRVSGRAETVR; encoded by the coding sequence ATGCGGTACCGTCCCACCACCGCGCTGGCGCGCACCTCGGTGCTCGCCGCCGGCACGCTCGTGCTCGCGCTGCTGGCCCGCCAGCCTGCGCTGGTGATCATCGCCGCGCCGTTCGTGTGCTGGACGGTGTACGGAGTGCTGCGCCGCCCGATGCGGGGCGAGCCCGGCCCCGAAGTGGGGCTCACTGCACGGCGGGTGCGTACCGGCGAGGCGGTGGAGCTGCGCGTGACGGCAGGACCCGATCGCATCGTCGACGTGTCACTCGCGCCGGGTCAGCGCTTCGATCTCGACCCGCAATGGGGTGCCGCGTGCGACCGCGATGGGGCCGCCGTCCGGATCCGTCCGCAACGGTGGGGCAGGCTCGAGCTGCCGCCCGCTCACGTCGTCGTCACCGACGATGCGGGCTTGTGGCAGGCGCGCACCACGCAGGAGCTGCCGCCGGTCACCGTCTCGCCCGTGGCCGCCGTCCCAGGGCGGGGCGACGTCGTCCCGCACCCGACGGGACTGGCCGGCCTGCACGCGAGCCGCCGTCCGGGCGACGGCAGCTCGCTGGCCGACATCCGGCGCTTCCAGCCCGGTGACCGCCTCAGCCGCGTGAACTGGCGCGTGACCTCGCGCACCGGCATCCTGCACACGAATGCGACCACCGCCGATCGTGACACCGACGTCCTGGTGGTCATGGACACGCTCGCCGACGTCACGGTCGCACCCGACCGCGGCCCGGCCGAATCCAGCCTCGATGCCACCGTGGTCGCCGCGGCGTCGCTCGTGGAGCACTACCTCCGGCTCGGTGACCGCGTGGGAGTGCACGATCTGGGCAGCATGATCGGCGACATCCCGCCGCGCGCCGGCATCCGCCAGTTCGCCGTGTTCGACACCCAGCTCGCGCACGCGCGAGCCGACCGTCCGCGCGGCCTGTACCTCCGCCGCGTGGGGCGACTGCGCCCCGGGACGTTCGCGGTCGTGTGCTCGCCGCTGCTGGCCGACGATGTGTTCGACGAGATCGGGCGACTGCACCACCGCGGCGCGAGCGTGATCGTCATCGATACGCTCCCTGCGAGCCTCGGCATGCTGCCTCCCCGCCGTCGTCGCTCGCTCCGCACCGACCACATCTCGTTCTGGGACGAGGCATGGGCGCTGCGCCGACTCGAACGCGAAGAGCCCATCCAGAAGCTGCGTGAGCGTGGTGTGCCCGTCACCCCGTGGCGCGGAGTGGAGGGCATCGGGATGCTGGCCGCCGAGCTCGCGGCGAACCACGCGCGTCCGCGCGTGTCCGGCCGCGCCGAGACCGTGCGATGA
- the def gene encoding peptide deformylase, producing MAVLPIRIMGDPVLHSVAARVDEVTDEIRTLVADMFDTMDEAPGVGLAAPQVGVGLRIYTYTYQDDEGEPWRGVIINPELWLKPVEPGAPDPDEESEGCLSFPGERFPLRRSDEVCVTGTDLDGAPVEVHVTGWRARIMQHEFDHLDGVLYIDRLDDDDWKTVQKIARKRGWGRPGQSWMPGVDALDA from the coding sequence GTGGCAGTTCTCCCGATTCGCATCATGGGCGATCCCGTCCTCCACTCCGTCGCTGCGCGCGTCGATGAGGTGACCGACGAGATCCGCACGCTCGTGGCCGACATGTTCGACACGATGGATGAGGCGCCGGGCGTGGGCCTTGCCGCACCCCAGGTCGGCGTCGGCCTGCGCATTTACACGTATACCTACCAGGACGACGAGGGCGAGCCCTGGCGGGGCGTCATCATCAACCCCGAACTGTGGCTGAAGCCGGTCGAGCCCGGTGCGCCCGATCCGGACGAGGAGTCCGAAGGCTGCCTTTCGTTCCCAGGCGAGCGGTTCCCGCTGCGCCGATCGGACGAGGTCTGCGTCACCGGCACCGACCTGGACGGCGCACCGGTCGAGGTCCACGTCACGGGATGGCGGGCTCGCATCATGCAGCATGAGTTCGACCACCTCGACGGCGTCCTGTACATCGATCGTCTCGATGACGACGACTGGAAGACGGTGCAGAAGATCGCGCGCAAGCGCGGGTGGGGGCGTCCGGGACAGAGCTGGATGCCGGGCGTCGACGCGCTCGACGCGTAG
- a CDS encoding acyl carrier protein: protein MALTNDEVLAGLAELITDETGIAADEVALEKSFTDDLDIDSISMMTIVVNAEEKFGVTIPDEEVKNLKTVGDAVTFITSNQE, encoded by the coding sequence ATGGCACTCACCAACGACGAGGTTCTCGCCGGGCTCGCCGAGCTCATCACCGACGAGACCGGTATCGCGGCCGACGAGGTCGCGCTCGAGAAGTCCTTCACCGACGATCTCGACATCGACTCGATCTCGATGATGACGATCGTCGTCAACGCCGAGGAGAAGTTCGGCGTCACCATCCCCGACGAAGAGGTCAAGAACCTCAAGACCGTCGGCGACGCAGTGACGTTCATCACCTCCAACCAGGAGTGA